TTATGATTGCAGGTCAGGCAGATCCCATTGCGACAGTGAAGTAAAACGTTGACCCCTTATCAACTCGGCTTTCCACCCATATTTTTCCGTCCAGCATACTTACAAACTTTGCACAGGTTGCCAGACCAAGACCCACCCCCTCATGCCGCCTGGTCATGTAATCTTCCGCCTGAGTGAAAGGCTCAAAAATGTGGTCGTGTTTATCGACCTCCAGACCACAGCCAGTATCCTTAACTGAAAACTGAAATTCACTTCTCCCATCAGAAAGCTCTCGTACCTTCCGTACTTTTATCTCTATGGAGCCTGAATCAGTGAACTTTATGGCATTATCCGTGATATTGTAGAGGATTTGCTCTAAGGCCACCTTATCACCGAACAATAACTCCTCAGATACCTGTTCATCGACATCAAGGTTTAGCGAAAGTTTTTTTTCCTGCGACCTCGTCGTGGCCGTCGTTAAAAGGTTATCAAGTATCGGTTTTAGCTGAAAGTGACAGGGTTTTCTATCGGTCTTTCCAGCTTCTATTGCTGAAAAATCGAGAATCTGGTTCAGCAATTTCATGAGCCTTTCTGCCGACTTCTCCACTATCCCAACATATTTTTTGGGTTCAGGAGGAAGATCAGCCCCAGCAAGAAGTCCGGCAAAGCCCATAATACCATTCATTGGTGTCCGAAGTTCATGCCCTATAGTACACAAGAAATTAGTCTTGGCATTACTGCCGGACTCAGCTTTCTCTTTTGCCTCCCGCAACTCTTTCAAAAGATCTCTTTCTCTGAACACCCGATCAAGTTTTGCCACAAACTCATCCCTTTTAAACGGCTTCGCGATAAAATCAGCAGCCCCAGCTTTAATAACA
The nucleotide sequence above comes from Desulfobulbaceae bacterium. Encoded proteins:
- a CDS encoding response regulator; protein product: MLDESMKILIVDDDAGHLSLIERYAESMGLQYISAENGEEAVKLLTAGDFSVVVTDLVMPKMDGMGLLKHIKENYATIDVIVMTGFSSQYSYIDVIKAGAADFIAKPFKRDEFVAKLDRVFRERDLLKELREAKEKAESGSNAKTNFLCTIGHELRTPMNGIMGFAGLLAGADLPPEPKKYVGIVEKSAERLMKLLNQILDFSAIEAGKTDRKPCHFQLKPILDNLLTTATTRSQEKKLSLNLDVDEQVSEELLFGDKVALEQILYNITDNAIKFTDSGSIEIKVRKVRELSDGRSEFQFSVKDTGCGLEVDKHDHIFEPFTQAEDYMTRRHEGVGLGLATCAKFVSMLDGKIWVESRVDKGSTFYFTVAMGSA